A genome region from Panicum virgatum strain AP13 chromosome 4K, P.virgatum_v5, whole genome shotgun sequence includes the following:
- the LOC120702959 gene encoding 16.0 kDa heat shock protein, peroxisomal-like, translating to MADLFGSPFRRLFHLRPFPAAEWSSSAAAAAMDWVETPASHVLRINVPGLGKDDVKVQVEEGNVLTVRGAPPPAGKGEKDGEDGAVWHVAERGKPEFERAVALPENVRVDGIRAGVENGVLTVVVPKEPAPARPKPRPVPVHSKL from the coding sequence ATGGCTGACTTGTTTGGGAGCCCGTTCCGCCGTCTCTTCCACTTGCGGCCCTTCCCGGCCGCCGAGTggtcctcctccgcggcggcggcggccatggactGGGTGGAGACCCCGGCGTCGCACGTGCTCCGCATCAACGTGCCGGGGCTGGGCAAGGACGACGTCAAGGTGCAGGTCGAGGAAGGGAACGTGCTCACCGTCCggggcgccccgccgccggcggggaaggGGGAGAAGGACGGCGAGGACGGGGCGGTGTGGCACGTGGCGGAGCGCGGGAAGCCGGAGTTCGAGCGCGCGGTGGCGCTGCCGGAGAACGTCCGGGTGGACGGGATCAGGGCCGGCGTGGAGAACGGGGTGCTCACCGTCGTGGTGCCCAAGGAGCCCGCCCCGGCCCGGCCCAAGCCCAGGCCCGTCCCTGTCCACAGCAAGCTCTGA